The following DNA comes from Desulfobotulus mexicanus.
TTGAGAATTTATCCACAAGAACGGTCAGAAACCGCCACATGTTGTAATCGGAATCCTGCTTTTCGGTCTGATCGTTTTGTTTTTTCCTGCCCATATATTCTTGGCCCGCATAGCCTTAAATTTAGAAACCATACATATCTTCCCTGATTCTGTAAGGGAATGGGGTGTGATCAGAAGATAGCTCTGTCACCTTTTTAGACCCAAAAAGCCCTAAACTGCAAGGGTTTTCTGCTGATTGCAGTCGTTTGTGGTCCTTTGCAGGCCTTTGTAGTCGTTTGCACGCCCTTGCAATCATTTGAAGGCCTTTGCAGTAACAGAAAGCAGGTCTACAGACCCGGAGTTTCGCATTTTCCTTTTGACATCGGTACTCTGGCGTTGGTAGGATGTATCCAACATACCCGCCATGCCTCTTGGCCGCTGCTCTTACTTTTTAAGAGGGCCAATGCACAAATCGAGCGGGTCTTTTTTTTGTCCGAAAATTCTGCGCACCCCCCTTCCTCCAGTTCCTGTTTTCCCACATCATTTGATGTGGAAAAATGAGAACACTGCCTGCCCCAGAGCGTTGCTGAACCCCGAACGCAAAAAGCCCCCGCACCGAAAAAGGATGCAGGGGCTTTGTTTCCTAAAAGGGGTCAGACCCCTTTTATGTCAAGGCTCCTGGGACTTCCCCATGGTCAGGGTCATGAGAAGATCCTCAAAGGCATCCTCATAATACATGGGATGGGTTTCTCTGGGGTTTTGCGGGGAAACCATATTCTCGCCGAAAGCCAGACCCAGATCCGTGAGGTTCTTGAATTTTCTGACCGCCCCACTGGCTCCGGTGCGCTCCCGCTCCTCCAGCATCCCATTGTTCACCATGAGCTGATTAAATTTGATGGTGCTCATGTCCACGTTGTGTTTTTTTAAAAGGGCCGATGCGGACATGCGCTGGCGGGGTGCTTCCGTGTACTGGGGCAGTACAGATTTATCCAGACCATGGTGGTCATAGATGGCATAACAAAGGGCCAGCCGGGAGTCATCGGAAACCCGGAGCATGTCGGCAACACATTCCGCTGCCCAAAAATCCTGCTGGATCAGGATTTTGAGGGGGTGCTCGTTGCGGGGGATCTGATATGCCCCGGTGCGTCGGATGGAGGGAAGGATATCCCCGTGAATCCACCTGTTCAGCTTTTTTGCCGTTTCGGTACGGCTCTGGGCCACAAGGTAGGTCATGGCGGGCTCGCTGATGATGGTGGACTCCTGGATTCTTCCGAGGGCATCCGGGATGGGGGTAACAGCAATTCCCCCATCTCCGAAAACCTCTGACAGGGATGCCTTTGCAACATGCGGCGGCGTGCTTGTGTCTATGGCCCTCAGTATGTCCGCCAGAACAAACCAATTTTCCCCGTGGATGTCCTTAATCCTTACCTGCCCAAACTCCCGATTTTCAAAAACCTGTACCGCTGTATCCATGTTCCGCTCCCTTTTTTCATAAAAGGGGTCAGCCCCCTTTCAGGTGATAATTTCTGCGGAGAGTATAGGGCCGGAATGGGGGGGCTTTTTCAGATGGTGCTTAGATATGCGTGGATGGGTGTTCTTTTTGGCTGAATGGGGCTTGAT
Coding sequences within:
- a CDS encoding BRO-N domain-containing protein, coding for MDTAVQVFENREFGQVRIKDIHGENWFVLADILRAIDTSTPPHVAKASLSEVFGDGGIAVTPIPDALGRIQESTIISEPAMTYLVAQSRTETAKKLNRWIHGDILPSIRRTGAYQIPRNEHPLKILIQQDFWAAECVADMLRVSDDSRLALCYAIYDHHGLDKSVLPQYTEAPRQRMSASALLKKHNVDMSTIKFNQLMVNNGMLEERERTGASGAVRKFKNLTDLGLAFGENMVSPQNPRETHPMYYEDAFEDLLMTLTMGKSQEP